In Macadamia integrifolia cultivar HAES 741 chromosome 12, SCU_Mint_v3, whole genome shotgun sequence, the following are encoded in one genomic region:
- the LOC122057609 gene encoding transcription repressor OFP8-like: MSRRKEEVIYIWFLAFETLCICNQSLMEGRFKPRLSRMFRASFGSCRSRNIADFIEKPVFVSQTHHDLYPIELQSPKVRTFPSICRPRWKERLMESTADDGFGRMQVFQRSKVTERSQCLFGFDDAKEGTCPPASPISPFNSFYELEEIEHRGGRRNAKKTKGKKKKKKTATQKRISKKERLHFDSSSGETDSGWFSSGDETETFFSSKSFSSDSSEIYLRNEKISRRKAAEIRRRSALKRNSEMGYSSVDAKAKVQESFAVVKRSSDPYNDFRTSMVEMIVEKQIFAAEDLEKLLQCFLSLNSSHHHRVIVEVFVEIWDTLFSDWS; the protein is encoded by the coding sequence atgtcaaggaggaaggaagaagtCATCTACATTTGGTTTCTTGCATTCGAAACTCTCTGTATCTGTAATCAGTCTTTAATGGAGGGAAGGTTCAAGCCACGACTCTCTCGTATGTTCCGAGCTTCATTTGGGTCTTGTCGATCCCGAAACATAGCTGATTTCATCGAAAAACCGGTTTTCGTATCTCAAACCCACCATGATTTATATCCGATCGAGCTTCAGTCACCAAAGGTTCGAACTTTCCCGTCCATTTGCAGACCAAGATGGAAGGAGAGATTAATGGAGTCTACTGCAGATGATGGTTTTGGGAGAATGCAGGTGTTTCAGAGGTCAAAAGTGACGGAACGAAGCCAATGCCTCTTTGGGTTTGATGACGCCAAGGAAGGAACTTGTCCCCCTGCGTCTCCCATTTCGCCATTTAATTCATTTTACGAGCTTGAGGAAATTGAACACAGAGGGGGACGAAGAAATGCGAAGAAGacgaaggggaagaagaagaagaagaagacggcgACTCAGAAAAGGATAAGTAAGAAAGAAAGACTTCattttgattcttcatcaggAGAAACTGATAGTGGGTGGTTCAGCAGTGGAGATGAGACAGAGACGTTCTTCTCTTCAAAAAGCTTCTCCTCTGATTCTTCTGAGATTTACCTCCGGAACGAGAAGATTTCTCGCCGGAAAGCAGCCGAAATCCGAAGGAGAAGTGCTTTGAAAAGGAATTCTGAAATGGGTTATAGCTCAGTTGATGCAAAGGCCAAAGTTCAGGAGAGTTTCGCAGTGGTGAAGCGATCGAGTGACCCATATAATGATTTCAGGACATCAATGGTGGAAATGATCGTGGAGAAGCAGATATTTGCAGCAGAGGATCTGGAGAAGCTCTTACAGTGTTTTCTGTCATTGAATTCCTCTCATCATCATAGAGTTATAGTGGAGGTCTTCGTTGAGATATGGGATACTCTGTTTTCTGACTGGTCTTGA
- the LOC122057610 gene encoding uncharacterized protein LOC122057610: MLLRNSIAKTKRFFHKNFESFKSFLSGGYERLPKTPPFNPCSCTGTTRGDPNSFQSFRELDNFYRDFSNRWDSSDPDKAKQRNKKNSVPPAMSKKQEEITTESFLKFGRKQSPEKVRHEEQRRTETGQEKRKAHSHRGGGEVASHTQSERNVREKGGQLVVVQKLKELEMMDASDMEHVLDIEEVLHYYSRLTCPAYLDIVEKFFMDMYSEFFLPQPSSASSSSANNNFSRSHKF, translated from the coding sequence ATGTTGCTACGGAACTCAATAGCCAAGACGAAGAGGTTCTTCCACAAGAACTTCGAAAGCTTTAAGTCCTTCCTGTCTGGTGGGTACGAGAGGCTACCCAAGACCCCTCCTTTCAACCCCTGTTCTTGTACTGGTACTACTCGTGGAGATCCCAATTCCTTTCAAAGCTTCAGAGAACTTGATAATTTCTACAGAGATTTCTCCAACCGATGGGATTCTTCCGATCCAGACAAAGCTAAGCAGAGAAACAAGAAGAATTCAGTACCACCGGCGATGTcgaagaaacaagaagaaatcACCACCGAAAGCTTCTTGAAGTTCGGAAGAAAGCAGAGCCCAGAAAAGGTCAGACATGAGGAACAGAGAAGAACAGAGACtgggcaagaaaagaggaaagcccATAGCCATAGAGGTGGAGGAGAAGTAGCTTCTCACACTCAAAGTGAGAGGAAtgtgagagagaaagggggtCAGTTAGTGGTGGTTCAGAAGCTGAAGGAGCTGGAGATGATGGACGCAAGCGACATGGAACATGTGTTGGACATAGAAGAAGTTCTCCACTACTATTCTCGCCTCACCTGCCCTGCTTACCTCGACATTGTTGAAAAGTTCTTCATGGATATGTACTCTGAATTCTTCCTTCCTCAGCCCTCTTCGGCTTCGTCGTCCTCCGCTAATAACAACTTCTCTCGCAGTCACAAATTCTGA
- the LOC122057129 gene encoding indole-3-pyruvate monooxygenase YUCCA6-like, which yields MESWREIEGKMVHDHLGKKKKKNRRVWVPGPVIVGAGPSGLATAACLKERGVPSLILERERCIASLWQLKTYDRLCLHLPKQFCELPLMPFPAGFATYPTKEQFLDYLESYAKLFDLKPVFNETVKNAEYDHSLGFWRVKTMGLKEEETEYVCRWLVVATGENAEAVVPEIEGITQFNGPKVHTSQYKNGQTFDGKRILVVGSGNSGMEVCFDLCNHNARPSLVVRDAVHVLPREMLGRSTFGLSMWLLKWFPVRIVDRFLLFVSRLILGDTSRLGLYRPSIGPIELKNKSGKTPVLDVGTLSKIKSGEIKICRAIKRLTRYSAEFVDGKVEDFDAIIFATGYKSNVPTWLKERDLFSEEDGYPKKPFPNGWKGECGLYTVGFTKRGLLGASMDARKIAQDIECCWKAESKHLTAVAPSLRPSPQS from the exons ATGGAGTCTTggagagaaatagaaggaaaaatggTTCATGACCACCTcggcaagaagaagaagaagaatagacgTGTGTGGGTGCCCGGTCCGGTCATTGTCGGTGCCGGCCCATCTGGTTTGGCCACGGCTGCTTGTCTCAAGGAGAGAGGAGTACCAAGTTTGATCCTCGAGAGGGAAAGATGTATAGCTTCTCTTTGGCAGCTCAAGACTTATGACCGACTTTGTCTCCATCTCCCCAAACAATTCTGTGAGCTTCCCCTTATGCCATTCCCTGCCGGTTTCGCTACTTATCCAACCAAAGAGCAGTTCTTGGATTACTTGGAATCCTATGCCAAGTTGTTTGATTTGAAGCCCGTGTTCAACGAGACTGTGAAGAACGCAGAGTATGATCACAGCCTTGGGTTTTGGAGGGTCAAGACTATGGGTTtgaaggaggaggagacagAGTATGTCTGCCGGTGGTTGGTGGTGGCTACCGGAGAGAATGCAGAGGCAGTGGTGCCGGAGATTGAAGGGATTACTCAGTTTAATGGTCCTAAAGTACACACCAGTCAATATAAGAACGGTCAGACTTTTGACGGCAAGAGAATTCTGGTGGTTGGCAGTGGGAATTCAGGGATGGAAGTCTGTTTCGACCTCTGCAACCATAATGCTCGCCCTTCTCTTGTGGTCAGAGACGCA GTACATGTCTTGCCACGAGAGATGCTGGGAAGATCAACTTTCGGGCTATCCATGTGGTTACTCAAGTGGTTCCCTGTACGCATCGTCGATCGATTCTTACTCTTTGTCTCTCGCCTAATCCTCGGCGATACTTCACGATTAGGCCTCTACCGCCCATCCATCGGACCCATCGAGCTTAAGAACAAGTCAGGCAAGACCCCAGTCTTGGATGTAGGGACTCTCTCTAAAATCAAATCCGGCGAAATCAAGATTTGCAGAGCCATAAAGCGACTAACCCGTTACTCAGCTGAGTTTGTTGATGGCAAGGTTGAGGATTTCGACGCCATTATCTTTGCAACTGGTTACAAAAGCAACGTTCCTACGTGGTTAAAG GAGAGAGATTTGTTTTCGGAGGAAGATGGATACCCTAAGAAGCCATTTCCGAACGGATGGAAAGGGGAGTGTGGACTATACACAGTGGGGTTCACTAAACGTGGATTGCTGGGTGCTTCTATGGATGCCAGGAAGATAGCCCAAGACATCGAATGCTGTTGGAAAGCAGAGTCCAAGCATCTCACTGCTGTTGCTCCTTCTCTTCGACCATCACCACAATCATGA